One genomic segment of Deltaproteobacteria bacterium includes these proteins:
- a CDS encoding S8 family serine peptidase, translating into MKRFLIALSLALVMGSFIAVVAWSQGGNPQWPGTIGVPPAKDINSSDWVPYLPWDPSYAQAEPGFKYYNSSAGVGDEDWNYFSFRPYLATSSNLNTPEQFYGVSGFSADKAWQYSTGNPHIFIAVLDCGIKWNDKELQDKFHLNYRELPPPYNPTLIPSNGGFITGCVCTTANGTTTTSLTALTSCVSNNGHYNWSCYDWNKDGAFNIADYDASQGGAGYAWFTDPLYPTGKEIQITDQNGNNFIDPEDLIILFGQDGVDEDHDGYARDICGWNFRDNNNDPWDLNGYGHGTGEAEDSTAPGNDTQVGSPGVCPQCQVMPVRVGDSFVADGNHFAEGVLFAVDSGASVIQEALGTIDMPAFAQEAMDYAYDHNVPIIASAADEDSMHHNYPASGNHTIMVHAIATNNLGAASNQPITTFLAFNNCTNYGAHLVLSVPGDSCSSEATGKSSGMSGILESMAFTEGIQLTANDIKQILTLTADDINIPNSVPGSTNYDPTLYESLPGWDQYFGYGRSNLYKAVLSVTTTAIPPDVDITYPRWFQTVDPVTSSTLNVYGTVSARWASSYDYEVQYGIGVTPATFVTACQQSGLTVTKSGLLCSINLSGISIYKGVINKVETWTEGGANDYALTIRVRVFDNSHKNVYELPTSDAQNRLYGEDRRQIFVHHDPDLFPNYPIYIGSSMESSPVLVDLYGTGKDVLLVGGSDGKVYGFDDNGNPLPGFPLSTDVLDVFNPSNPANTINHLNSPAYAGGTITPASPAILATIAVGDLLGNGITDIVAATMDGHVYAWDYHGNRLPGFPVHINYAYSDLVNPPNTNTLTTNVLQSLNCLSSDPKCEPNPKMDIPDHAIFASPVLYPLSGKGLDIIVAAQDQHIYIWDGTGALISDFAVYDPDPSHYRQYTRILSTPAVGDILGNGKVQIAVGTNELYNMGGRAYVLNLDGTIAAGWPQALYGPQSDILPYVGVGIPDSPVVFKDGTAPGLKVAFNVISGDPVIFNPDGTVFQNVGGKKFPSDVITKETGELTLLSNMSVGSLLGTGDINIVYGAVGLNVLNMAAFGGLREPFDHLVAAWSVDNDGYVDHFPMPIEDWQMFNDPIIADISGNGMPDIIEGSAGYQLWAWDANGDIPQGWPKFTGGWMLASAAVGDVQGNGYLAVAAATREGNLYLWKTKGPANDVQWPKFHHDLWNTGNYETALPSQHGPASSSSSGCSCNTTSKTSGTDAMLAFLIALMPLAFVLVMKKRKAIH; encoded by the coding sequence ATGAAGAGATTTCTAATAGCACTTTCGTTAGCTCTGGTTATGGGAAGTTTTATAGCTGTAGTAGCATGGTCTCAGGGAGGAAACCCGCAATGGCCTGGTACAATAGGTGTGCCGCCAGCAAAAGACATTAACAGCTCTGACTGGGTTCCTTATCTTCCATGGGATCCAAGTTATGCACAGGCAGAACCGGGATTTAAATATTATAACTCAAGTGCAGGTGTAGGTGATGAGGATTGGAATTACTTTAGTTTCAGGCCATATCTCGCAACATCATCAAATCTTAACACACCGGAACAGTTTTACGGCGTAAGCGGGTTTAGCGCTGATAAGGCATGGCAATACTCAACAGGTAATCCGCATATTTTTATAGCTGTACTTGATTGCGGCATAAAATGGAATGATAAAGAGCTGCAGGATAAGTTTCATCTTAATTATAGGGAATTACCGCCTCCTTATAATCCTACTCTTATACCAAGTAATGGTGGTTTCATAACCGGATGTGTCTGTACGACTGCTAATGGAACAACAACCACCTCCTTAACTGCACTCACATCCTGTGTTTCCAACAACGGCCATTATAATTGGTCATGCTATGACTGGAATAAGGACGGCGCTTTCAATATAGCTGATTACGATGCATCACAGGGTGGTGCCGGATACGCATGGTTTACCGATCCTTTATATCCAACCGGTAAAGAAATACAAATAACTGATCAGAACGGCAACAATTTTATAGACCCCGAGGATTTAATTATACTCTTCGGCCAGGACGGGGTTGATGAGGATCATGATGGCTATGCAAGGGATATATGCGGTTGGAACTTCAGGGATAATAACAATGATCCATGGGATCTAAACGGTTATGGTCACGGAACAGGAGAGGCAGAGGATTCAACAGCACCGGGCAATGATACGCAAGTAGGCAGCCCAGGTGTATGCCCGCAATGTCAGGTTATGCCTGTAAGGGTAGGAGACAGCTTTGTTGCTGACGGAAACCATTTTGCAGAAGGCGTATTGTTTGCAGTGGACAGCGGTGCATCTGTAATCCAAGAAGCACTCGGAACCATCGATATGCCGGCTTTTGCACAAGAGGCAATGGATTATGCTTACGATCATAATGTTCCTATTATTGCGTCGGCAGCAGATGAGGATAGTATGCATCATAATTATCCTGCCAGCGGCAACCATACAATCATGGTTCATGCCATAGCAACCAACAACCTTGGTGCAGCATCGAACCAGCCAATAACAACATTTCTTGCATTCAATAACTGTACTAACTATGGGGCACACCTTGTTTTATCGGTTCCAGGCGACTCGTGTTCATCCGAGGCAACCGGTAAATCATCGGGCATGAGCGGGATACTTGAGTCCATGGCTTTTACAGAGGGCATCCAGCTGACCGCAAATGATATTAAGCAGATACTCACTTTAACAGCAGATGATATTAATATACCAAACTCAGTACCGGGCTCAACAAACTATGACCCTACCCTTTATGAATCTCTGCCCGGATGGGATCAATACTTTGGCTACGGGAGAAGTAACCTTTATAAGGCGGTATTATCGGTTACGACCACAGCAATCCCGCCTGACGTTGACATTACATACCCGAGATGGTTCCAGACTGTAGATCCCGTTACTTCCTCAACATTAAATGTATATGGAACAGTAAGCGCGAGATGGGCAAGCTCTTATGATTATGAAGTGCAGTATGGAATAGGTGTTACGCCGGCAACATTTGTTACAGCATGCCAGCAGTCTGGCTTAACCGTCACAAAGAGCGGGCTGCTGTGTTCTATAAATTTATCAGGTATTTCCATATATAAGGGTGTGATAAATAAGGTAGAAACATGGACGGAAGGCGGTGCTAATGACTACGCACTTACAATAAGGGTCAGGGTTTTCGATAACAGTCATAAAAATGTATATGAGTTACCAACAAGCGACGCTCAGAACAGGCTTTACGGCGAGGACAGAAGACAGATTTTTGTTCATCACGATCCGGATCTTTTCCCAAACTATCCGATATACATCGGCTCTTCCATGGAATCTTCACCGGTGCTTGTTGATCTTTACGGTACCGGCAAGGATGTGCTTTTGGTAGGCGGCTCTGATGGAAAGGTATACGGGTTTGATGATAACGGAAATCCGTTACCGGGCTTCCCTCTGTCAACCGATGTACTTGATGTGTTTAATCCATCCAATCCGGCCAATACGATAAATCATTTAAACTCTCCTGCTTACGCAGGCGGTACAATCACCCCGGCATCTCCGGCGATTTTGGCAACCATTGCGGTCGGAGATCTGCTCGGCAACGGCATAACGGATATTGTAGCAGCTACAATGGATGGACATGTATATGCCTGGGATTATCACGGCAACAGGCTGCCCGGCTTCCCTGTTCATATAAACTATGCTTATTCGGATCTTGTAAATCCTCCGAATACCAATACATTAACTACAAATGTTTTGCAGTCATTAAACTGCTTAAGCTCTGATCCAAAATGCGAACCAAATCCAAAAATGGATATACCGGATCATGCTATATTTGCATCTCCGGTACTGTACCCATTAAGCGGCAAGGGGCTTGATATTATTGTTGCGGCACAGGATCAGCACATCTATATATGGGACGGCACAGGCGCGCTCATCTCGGATTTCGCTGTTTATGATCCCGACCCCTCTCATTATAGACAGTATACAAGGATATTATCTACACCGGCAGTCGGGGACATTCTCGGGAATGGGAAGGTTCAGATAGCGGTAGGAACAAACGAACTCTACAATATGGGTGGAAGGGCTTATGTCTTAAACCTTGACGGTACCATTGCAGCCGGTTGGCCGCAGGCACTATACGGTCCTCAATCAGACATATTACCGTATGTAGGTGTTGGTATTCCTGATTCCCCTGTTGTATTTAAAGATGGAACAGCACCTGGGCTGAAAGTTGCCTTTAACGTGATCTCCGGCGACCCTGTTATATTTAATCCGGACGGAACGGTTTTTCAAAACGTCGGTGGAAAAAAGTTCCCCTCAGATGTTATAACAAAAGAGACAGGGGAATTAACACTTTTATCAAATATGTCCGTAGGCTCTTTACTCGGTACAGGCGATATTAACATAGTTTATGGTGCGGTAGGACTGAATGTCCTTAATATGGCTGCATTCGGAGGCTTACGCGAACCGTTTGATCATCTTGTAGCTGCATGGAGTGTTGATAATGATGGTTATGTTGATCACTTCCCGATGCCTATAGAAGACTGGCAGATGTTTAATGACCCTATTATTGCCGATATATCGGGTAATGGTATGCCGGATATTATAGAAGGCAGCGCAGGTTATCAGTTATGGGCATGGGATGCAAATGGAGATATACCTCAGGGCTGGCCCAAGTTTACGGGCGGCTGGATGCTTGCATCGGCAGCAGTTGGAGACGTACAGGGCAATGGGTACCTCGCTGTTGCAGCGGCAACCAGGGAAGGTAACCTATATCTGTGGAAAACAAAAGGTCCTGCAAATGATGTACAGTGGCCCAAGTTCCATCATGATCTATGGAATACGGGTAATTATGAGACCGCCCTGCCTTCACAGCATGGCCCTGCTTCAAGTTCAAGTTCGGGCTGCTCTTGTAACACAACAAGTAAGACGTCAGGGACAGATGCGATGTTGGCGTTTCTCATTGCCTTGATGCCGCTTGCTTTTGTGCTTGTTATGAAAAAGAGAAAGGCAATCCATTAA
- a CDS encoding glycosyltransferase family 39 protein encodes MNKGTGFLFFVFLFYVAIRLVPFFFVFDHTNRFFQFDSYDYNELGQNIALHGYYVPKPVEPGLRRSPGYPVYLAIIYRLFGVNPAIALFFQIILSGFIPIFLYLNARLLFSKSIGAIASVISIFEPVSIIYSNMLLAETLFVLFLLMSTYFFIRSLKSYNLTFIAISSMCAVITAYLRAIDMYIIFVFAFLYLINQHLTLGERIKSMGFFIIIFIALIIPWFVRNYEVYGYKGFCSIQDTNLYNYRAAGVVSEIQGISLKDAQSQLEKEVPEGLSLAQTYQFYRDHALRIILHHPYAYLVVMLKGSINMLLSPERYTLFKLSGIKPRLLNFMWQGHSMTKALKMILADPPLIVAMISYQIMFNGLLLLFVFIGIIVLAGEGYYKELLFLLTIMSYFVVLSAGPEAEPRFRLTTLPYEIITASVAIASMYGSFSRRHYKKTLK; translated from the coding sequence GTGAATAAGGGGACAGGCTTTTTATTTTTTGTTTTTTTGTTTTATGTAGCAATAAGGCTTGTCCCCTTTTTTTTTGTTTTTGATCACACAAACAGGTTCTTTCAATTTGATTCGTACGACTATAACGAACTTGGTCAAAACATAGCTTTACACGGTTATTATGTACCAAAACCGGTAGAGCCCGGTTTAAGAAGGTCTCCGGGATACCCGGTTTACCTTGCGATAATATACAGGCTTTTTGGTGTTAATCCTGCTATTGCATTGTTTTTTCAGATTATCTTATCCGGTTTTATACCCATTTTTTTGTATTTGAATGCGAGGTTGCTCTTTTCCAAGAGCATAGGAGCGATTGCCTCGGTCATATCCATCTTTGAACCTGTAAGCATTATCTATTCAAACATGTTATTGGCAGAAACGCTGTTTGTCTTGTTCCTGCTGATGAGTACCTATTTTTTTATCAGGTCGTTAAAATCATACAATCTAACGTTTATTGCAATTTCATCCATGTGCGCTGTCATAACTGCCTATTTGAGAGCCATTGATATGTACATAATATTTGTTTTTGCATTTCTGTATTTAATTAATCAACACCTAACCCTGGGTGAACGGATAAAGAGCATGGGGTTTTTTATTATAATATTCATAGCACTCATAATTCCATGGTTTGTAAGAAATTATGAGGTGTACGGGTATAAGGGCTTCTGTTCAATTCAGGATACCAATCTTTATAACTATAGAGCTGCCGGCGTTGTTTCCGAGATTCAGGGTATATCATTAAAAGATGCACAGTCACAACTTGAAAAAGAAGTACCCGAGGGGCTTTCTCTTGCACAAACCTATCAGTTCTACAGGGATCATGCTTTGCGGATTATTCTGCATCATCCTTATGCTTATCTTGTTGTAATGCTTAAGGGCAGCATAAATATGTTGCTATCACCCGAACGTTACACGCTGTTCAAACTGTCCGGAATAAAGCCGCGGCTACTCAATTTTATGTGGCAGGGGCATAGCATGACGAAGGCTTTAAAAATGATACTGGCAGATCCGCCCTTAATAGTTGCTATGATAAGCTATCAGATTATGTTTAACGGACTTTTACTGCTGTTTGTGTTTATAGGCATTATAGTGCTTGCAGGTGAAGGATATTATAAAGAACTCCTTTTCTTGCTTACGATTATGTCATATTTTGTTGTATTATCCGCAGGCCCCGAGGCAGAGCCAAGATTCAGACTAACCACACTACCCTATGAAATTATTACCGCTTCTGTAGCAATAGCATCCATGTATGGCAGCTTTTCAAGAAGGCACTATAAAAAGACCCTGAAGTAA
- a CDS encoding AAA family ATPase: protein MGKIISIANQKGGVGKTTTAVNLSASIAAAEKKVLLIDFDPQANATSGLSIDKAGLDKTIYDVIIGKDKLKNIIKKTELEYLYIAPSNQNLIGAELELINIISRETRLKNAIKDLSDEYDYVIIDCPPSLGLLTINALTASDSIIIPLQCEYYAMEGLGQLMNTVELITENINNTLKIEGILLTMFDPRNNLSYQVKDEIDEHFASLRFKTIIPRSVRLSEAPSFGKPIILYDITSKGAKSYIDMAKELLQKHNSKGLKV from the coding sequence ATGGGCAAAATAATCTCTATTGCAAATCAAAAGGGCGGTGTAGGAAAAACTACAACGGCGGTAAACTTATCTGCAAGTATTGCTGCTGCAGAAAAGAAGGTCCTCCTTATAGATTTTGATCCGCAGGCAAATGCGACAAGCGGGCTAAGCATTGATAAAGCAGGTCTTGATAAGACCATATACGATGTGATCATAGGTAAAGACAAATTAAAAAATATCATAAAAAAAACAGAGCTTGAATATCTTTACATCGCACCGTCCAATCAAAATCTTATTGGTGCAGAGCTTGAGCTTATAAACATAATCTCACGTGAAACGAGGCTCAAAAATGCCATTAAAGATTTAAGCGATGAATATGATTATGTCATAATAGACTGCCCGCCTTCACTCGGACTGCTGACGATCAATGCTTTGACTGCTTCTGACAGCATTATCATACCGCTTCAATGCGAGTACTATGCAATGGAAGGGCTTGGTCAGCTTATGAACACGGTAGAGCTTATTACAGAGAACATAAACAATACTTTAAAAATAGAAGGTATTTTGTTGACTATGTTTGATCCAAGGAATAATCTGTCCTATCAGGTAAAGGATGAGATTGATGAACACTTTGCTTCTTTAAGATTTAAAACAATAATACCAAGAAGTGTAAGGCTCAGTGAAGCCCCGAGTTTCGGCAAGCCTATTATACTTTACGATATCACATCAAAGGGCGCAAAAAGTTATATCGATATGGCAAAAGAGCTGCTTCAAAAACATAACAGTAAAGGTTTAAAGGTGTAA
- a CDS encoding ParB/RepB/Spo0J family partition protein, which produces MASKHRALGKGLSALIPSRTKELITKEGYFLCPVSKINVNEHQPRRTFYDNTIEELAQSIKENGILQPLVVKPHGTDYQLIAGERRLRAAKRAGLKEVPVIVKDVDGKGQLLFSLIENLQREDINPIDEADGFRRLVDDFGLSQVDVAKKVGKDRATIANSIRLLRLPGDVQTALKNGSISPGHARAILSIENIDEQIKLFKKIIGEKLTVRAAESYAKLKKVKHSHDEQSSEVKIQIDAIEDELRRLFTTKIKLHFSNKKGRLEIHYNSLDDLDRILNIIRNK; this is translated from the coding sequence ATGGCAAGCAAACACAGGGCCCTCGGTAAAGGGCTGTCTGCATTAATACCGTCAAGGACGAAAGAACTTATAACAAAAGAGGGATATTTTTTATGTCCGGTATCAAAGATTAACGTAAATGAGCATCAACCAAGAAGGACATTTTATGACAACACCATAGAAGAGCTTGCACAATCCATAAAAGAGAACGGCATACTACAGCCTCTCGTTGTAAAGCCTCACGGTACAGATTATCAGCTTATCGCAGGCGAGCGAAGATTAAGGGCGGCCAAAAGGGCGGGATTAAAAGAGGTCCCGGTTATTGTAAAAGATGTTGACGGCAAGGGGCAATTACTCTTTTCGCTAATCGAAAATCTACAAAGGGAGGACATAAACCCTATTGATGAGGCAGATGGTTTTAGAAGACTCGTAGATGATTTCGGTTTAAGTCAGGTGGATGTTGCGAAAAAGGTTGGTAAAGACAGGGCAACTATAGCGAATTCCATACGATTGCTGAGGTTACCCGGCGATGTTCAAACTGCATTAAAAAACGGGAGTATATCACCAGGGCATGCAAGGGCAATACTGTCCATTGAAAACATTGACGAACAAATAAAGTTATTCAAAAAGATTATCGGTGAGAAACTAACAGTAAGGGCTGCAGAGAGCTATGCAAAACTGAAGAAGGTAAAACACAGCCATGATGAACAATCAAGCGAGGTTAAAATTCAGATAGATGCAATTGAAGATGAATTAAGAAGGCTTTTTACTACAAAGATAAAACTTCATTTCTCAAATAAAAAAGGCAGGCTTGAAATTCATTACAACTCACTTGACGATCTGGATAGAATACTGAATATTATACGAAACAAATAG
- a CDS encoding polymer-forming cytoskeletal protein, giving the protein MFDKKETNIKQEEIHTIIGKESAFEGKLVFDGIVRIDGNFKGNINAKGKLIVGETAMIEADIEAVSIILSGEIKGNITASDKIEVRSKGRFTGNISTPSLVIEEGASFNGSSTMGKNNTAPLAQ; this is encoded by the coding sequence ATGTTTGATAAAAAAGAAACCAATATAAAGCAGGAAGAGATTCACACAATAATAGGCAAGGAAAGTGCTTTTGAAGGTAAGCTGGTATTTGACGGCATTGTTAGAATAGATGGTAATTTTAAAGGAAACATAAATGCAAAAGGTAAGCTCATTGTAGGAGAAACAGCAATGATTGAAGCCGACATTGAGGCAGTTTCCATAATACTGAGCGGTGAAATCAAAGGTAATATAACGGCGTCCGATAAGATAGAGGTAAGAAGCAAAGGAAGGTTCACGGGCAATATCTCAACTCCATCGCTTGTGATAGAAGAAGGTGCTTCGTTTAACGGCAGTTCTACAATGGGTAAAAACAATACGGCACCGCTTGCACAGTAA
- the ispE gene encoding 4-(cytidine 5'-diphospho)-2-C-methyl-D-erythritol kinase translates to MNHKIIFAPAKVNLFLYVLGNMPDGYHEIFTLMLKVSLFDKLTLSVLKGDSVSIETNMPGLPKDSRNTVYKAIECFFRNKPIEKKQVNIYIEKNIPVEAGMGGGSSDASAVLKTLNEIMHAYSEKELFEIAKHIGSDVPFFMVDGPAIATGKGGQIDKVQIKDLIYFIVIKPDFGISTQWAYSHINLLTNHDVKHKCYHNVYTNKEIAMCLHNDLEIVAEEYNPQIKLIKERILFYGADGAMMTGSGSAVFGLFFEKKAAENAYLKISKEFTTVYKLTSI, encoded by the coding sequence ATGAATCATAAGATCATTTTTGCCCCTGCAAAGGTAAATCTATTTCTTTACGTTCTGGGTAACATGCCGGACGGTTATCATGAAATTTTTACACTGATGCTAAAAGTTTCATTGTTTGATAAGCTCACGCTTTCCGTTTTAAAAGGCGATTCCGTTTCTATTGAAACAAACATGCCCGGTCTACCCAAAGACAGCAGAAATACCGTCTATAAAGCTATAGAATGTTTTTTTCGTAACAAACCCATTGAAAAAAAACAGGTTAATATATATATAGAAAAAAACATCCCGGTTGAAGCAGGTATGGGCGGAGGCAGCAGTGATGCATCGGCAGTGCTTAAAACCTTAAATGAGATCATGCATGCTTATTCTGAAAAAGAGCTTTTCGAGATTGCAAAACATATAGGTTCCGATGTTCCATTCTTTATGGTTGATGGGCCGGCTATTGCAACGGGTAAAGGCGGCCAAATCGATAAAGTTCAAATTAAGGATCTTATATACTTCATTGTTATCAAACCGGACTTTGGGATATCCACGCAATGGGCTTATTCACATATAAATTTATTGACAAACCATGATGTAAAGCATAAGTGTTATCATAATGTGTATACAAATAAAGAGATAGCAATGTGCCTTCATAACGACCTTGAAATTGTAGCTGAGGAATACAATCCACAGATTAAGCTGATAAAGGAAAGGATTTTATTTTATGGAGCAGACGGTGCAATGATGACAGGTAGCGGCTCAGCAGTATTTGGGCTTTTTTTTGAAAAAAAAGCTGCAGAGAATGCATACCTTAAAATTTCTAAAGAGTTTACAACTGTTTATAAATTAACAAGTATATAA
- the spoVG gene encoding septation regulator SpoVG gives MEITEVKVFPVNEERLKAFATIILDNCFVVRDLRIINGNNGLFVAMPSKKMKDGRYKDTAHPLNNETRQKIEDLVIGAYKKEVDKDNSVPAIEQA, from the coding sequence ATGGAAATTACAGAGGTAAAAGTATTCCCGGTGAATGAGGAAAGGTTAAAGGCTTTTGCTACAATAATTTTGGATAATTGCTTTGTAGTAAGGGACCTGCGTATAATCAATGGAAACAATGGATTATTTGTAGCAATGCCGAGCAAGAAGATGAAAGACGGCAGATATAAAGATACTGCACATCCACTTAACAATGAAACAAGGCAAAAAATAGAGGATCTTGTAATAGGTGCGTACAAAAAAGAAGTTGATAAAGATAACAGTGTACCTGCAATAGAACAGGCATAA
- a CDS encoding ribose-phosphate pyrophosphokinase yields MDRTLKIFSGNSNIKLAENICSHLSTKPGKAMVTTFSDGESRVDINENVRGMDVFVVQSLSMPGNHNIMELLIMIDALKRASAQRITAVIPYYGYARQDRKVSPRTPISAKLVADLLTTAGTQRILTVDLHAGQIQGFFNIPVDNLYALPVLLEYIKSNIKDNIVVVSPDAGGVERARAFAKRLDATIAIIDKRRPSPNVSEVMNIVGDVKGKSALIVDDMVDTAGTITQAAEALLKQGASQVYGCTTHAVLSGNAVERIDKSFITELIVTDTIKPAERTLQCKKIIVIEIAHLLAEAIQRIHEETSVSSLFI; encoded by the coding sequence ATGGACAGAACATTAAAAATATTTAGCGGTAATTCCAATATTAAACTTGCGGAAAATATATGCAGCCACCTTTCCACGAAACCGGGGAAGGCGATGGTTACAACTTTCAGTGATGGAGAGAGCAGAGTCGACATCAATGAAAATGTAAGAGGGATGGATGTCTTTGTGGTTCAATCACTGTCAATGCCTGGTAATCATAACATTATGGAATTACTTATTATGATAGATGCCCTAAAAAGGGCATCAGCCCAAAGGATAACCGCTGTTATTCCATACTATGGATACGCGAGGCAGGATCGGAAAGTCAGCCCGAGAACGCCCATTTCTGCAAAGCTTGTAGCAGATCTTCTTACTACGGCCGGTACACAAAGGATATTGACAGTAGATCTGCACGCCGGTCAAATACAGGGATTTTTTAATATACCGGTTGATAACCTCTATGCTCTGCCCGTTTTACTTGAATATATTAAATCAAATATTAAAGATAATATAGTTGTTGTGTCGCCTGACGCGGGCGGCGTAGAAAGGGCAAGGGCATTTGCAAAGAGATTGGATGCAACTATAGCTATAATAGACAAAAGAAGGCCAAGCCCGAACGTATCAGAGGTAATGAACATTGTAGGTGATGTGAAAGGTAAGTCGGCACTAATCGTAGATGATATGGTAGATACGGCAGGTACGATAACACAGGCTGCAGAGGCACTGTTAAAACAGGGTGCTTCACAAGTTTATGGCTGTACAACGCATGCCGTACTATCTGGAAATGCGGTTGAAAGGATAGATAAGTCATTTATAACAGAGCTGATCGTGACGGATACCATAAAGCCCGCAGAGCGTACTTTACAATGCAAAAAAATTATCGTAATCGAGATAGCGCATCTGCTGGCAGAAGCTATACAACGTATACATGAGGAGACATCGGTAAGTTCTCTTTTTATTTAG
- a CDS encoding 50S ribosomal protein L25: MEEFTIEAELRTGLGKKPVKAIRKQNNIPGILYSAGKQTMHITVPLASVKSMLKLGTNELVKINIKTDSQVVQKIALIKDVQKHVVTYEPLHIDFYEIAKDKPIKINVPVMVSGRSKGVELGGILQILARALTVKCLPTAIPKHIEIDVTELAIGHTLHVRNLTPIEGLEFIDNADMPVVHVLVPAKEEVVATVTAEVAPTAAEPEVIKKGKEAKEGAEPEKTAPEEHKARQEKEKK, translated from the coding sequence ATGGAAGAGTTTACAATTGAAGCAGAGTTAAGAACAGGGTTGGGCAAAAAACCTGTCAAGGCTATAAGGAAGCAAAATAATATCCCCGGCATTTTATACAGTGCCGGCAAACAGACTATGCACATAACGGTACCTCTGGCGTCTGTAAAATCCATGCTAAAACTTGGAACAAATGAGCTTGTGAAAATCAATATCAAAACGGATTCGCAGGTTGTACAAAAAATTGCTCTTATTAAAGATGTCCAGAAGCATGTAGTAACTTATGAGCCTTTGCATATAGATTTTTACGAGATAGCAAAGGATAAGCCTATAAAGATCAACGTACCTGTTATGGTTTCCGGCAGGTCAAAGGGTGTGGAACTCGGCGGTATATTACAGATACTCGCAAGAGCACTAACTGTGAAATGCCTTCCCACAGCAATACCAAAGCATATAGAGATTGATGTAACAGAGCTTGCAATAGGTCATACACTGCATGTCAGAAACCTTACACCGATAGAGGGTTTAGAGTTTATAGACAACGCCGATATGCCTGTTGTACACGTACTTGTTCCTGCTAAAGAAGAAGTGGTTGCCACCGTCACAGCAGAGGTTGCGCCAACCGCCGCAGAGCCGGAGGTGATAAAGAAAGGCAAAGAAGCCAAGGAAGGTGCAGAACCTGAAAAGACGGCTCCGGAAGAGCATAAGGCAAGGCAGGAAAAAGAAAAGAAGTAA
- the pth gene encoding aminoacyl-tRNA hydrolase, which yields MFKHFKKIHKPAFLVAGLGNPEKRYEHTRHNVGFLFVSFFAKNSGIKIKKKEFNAFTGYGEVEGNSLLIMKPLTYMNQSGISIKASISAYKIKYEDVIIIHDDMDIDKGRVKLQYKKGSAGHKGIQSIVNNIGQDGFYRIRIGIGKPDNNDDPSDYVLDAFSDREMEKLDVLFEQISQGLIMFIKGDRQKAIEFINNIRA from the coding sequence TTGTTTAAACATTTTAAAAAAATACATAAGCCGGCTTTTCTTGTAGCAGGGCTTGGTAACCCTGAAAAAAGGTATGAACATACAAGACATAATGTTGGTTTTTTATTCGTATCCTTTTTTGCGAAAAATTCCGGCATAAAGATCAAAAAAAAAGAATTCAATGCTTTTACGGGTTATGGTGAGGTTGAGGGAAACAGTTTGCTTATTATGAAACCTTTAACCTATATGAATCAGAGCGGCATATCTATCAAAGCTTCCATATCGGCATACAAAATAAAGTATGAGGATGTTATAATAATTCACGATGATATGGATATCGATAAGGGAAGGGTAAAACTACAATACAAAAAAGGCAGTGCCGGGCATAAAGGGATCCAATCCATCGTAAATAACATTGGACAGGACGGCTTTTATAGAATAAGAATAGGCATAGGTAAACCGGATAATAATGATGATCCTTCTGATTATGTGCTTGATGCCTTTTCAGACCGGGAAATGGAAAAACTTGATGTGCTTTTTGAACAAATATCTCAAGGATTGATTATGTTCATTAAAGGAGATAGGCAAAAAGCAATAGAATTTATAAATAACATAAGGGCTTAG